One Symphalangus syndactylus isolate Jambi chromosome 9, NHGRI_mSymSyn1-v2.1_pri, whole genome shotgun sequence DNA segment encodes these proteins:
- the CCL24 gene encoding LOW QUALITY PROTEIN: C-C motif chemokine 24 (The sequence of the model RefSeq protein was modified relative to this genomic sequence to represent the inferred CDS: inserted 1 base in 1 codon) translates to MAGLMTIVTSLLFLGVCAHHIIPTGSVVLPPSCCMFFMSKRIPENRVVSYQLSNRSTCLKAGVIFTTKKGQQFCGDPKQEWVQRYMKNLDAKQKKASPRARAXAVKGPVQRYPGNQTTL, encoded by the exons ATGGCAGGCCTGATGACCATCGTAACCAGCCTTCTGTTCCTTGGTGTCTGTGCCCACCACATCATCCCTACGG GCTCTGTGGTCCTCCCCCCTTCCTGCTGCATGTTCTTTATGTCCAAGAGAATTCCTGAGAACCGAGTGGTCAGCTACCAGCTGTCCAACAGGAGCACGTGCCTCAAGGCAGGAGTGAT CTTCACCACCAAGAAGGGCCAGCAGTTCTGTGGCGACCCCAAGCAGGAGTGGGTCCAGAGGTACATGAAGAACCTGGACGCCAAGCAGAAGAAGGCTTCCCCTAGGGCCAGGG GTGCTGTCAAGGGCCCTGTCCAGAGATATCCTGGCAACCAAACCACCCTGTAA